The Ooceraea biroi isolate clonal line C1 chromosome 3, Obir_v5.4, whole genome shotgun sequence genome contains the following window.
GTCAGACTGACTTCCCTAGAGAACAACAGCTTTTAGTTACCTTTATCTCCGTGATCTGTACACGTATTTCGTCAAACAGTGCAATATTCAAGTTACCGGTGAAGATCGGTCCACGGACTGACCCATTCTGTGCAACAGGTCACCACTTTGGCTTTGTCGGAAGGTTGTCCCCTGTCGTTCACTCGATTGACTTCTTCGTAGAAATTGCTCGCCGGACTGACTTGACCGAATGCGATTCTCGGGCGTCGATTCTCGCGTTCTGTTAACAACGTCGCACTGCTTCTGGCAAATCTGACTGTCCACGTACGGGTAACGGATACGGATAGAGTCAATCACGTCTAAGAGATTCTTTGCGTTCATCGCTAAAATGTGAGCTGCAGATAGCATTCccctaaaagaaaaaatattaatcagtTGCTCAGTTTTTCATCAGAGTCTACGTTCGCGAACAATCGTAAAAGTATAATTACTTTCGGTACTCGGCGTCCAATGTGGTGGCACTGTAATTTTGCGCCAGTTTCATAGCAGCCACCAGTTCCGCCATATCTTTACTTAATACTTTGTGCGCCATTTCTACCTCGCGGTGTGCGGATATTGGCAATATCTCTACGAGAATATCCACCGAGGACAGTAGTGCTTTTAATTCGATACCTACTCTACGTACTAATTCTAAATACTGATCAGCCTTGCTCTGTTGAACACCTGCAACGTATCATGTCATGTATTTTTCCATTGTGTATATCAGTGcggtatataattattcaccAGCatcatttatgtaattttacataattactcACCTTGTGATAGTGACATAACTGCACGAACGACGCTTGTCGTACAGTCGTATACTTTGTCATTAGTCCTGTCTAAATCTGCAGTGGGTGTCGGTTCCATTTTCTGCaaagagattttattaatatatacgcTACAATGGATAATCTTTCGACGTAACGTTAGAAAATTTGCGTACGTGATGTACCTTTACTACAATTACTTTATCGGACCCTTTGTCCGAGCCGAGAGAGCCAGTATTGGCAGAGTGCGGTTCGTGACTTGGCGATTGAGTAACGGATCGTGGAACTGGGGGACTAGCACTTTCATCACCACTCGTTGCAATCGATAAACGTTTCTGATGgaatggaaaaagaaaagatttgtaaTTTATACTTTCGGCTAATAACGCTTGGATTTATAAGTTCAACGTACCTCTTCTCTCGCGAGCCAACGGCTATCCTCTTCAGACTGACGTTGCTGCTCCAACAAACGTTGTTCCAACAGCTTTTGTTCGTCGTCAATGCCAGTATTAAGATTGTCAGTCATATTGTCGAATAATTGCGAATGCATGTTCCTCTAAAACAGTGGAAACGATATTGGGTTATTGAAAAGCTAATCTGCGTTCTCAACCGACATATGcatcataaattaatgttataaaatatgggATGATCTTGTAACAACTTATGTTACGGTCGTCTCTCTCGataatatatacacgtatgtacagtaaaaattaaagagaTGCATATTCCTCGAGatgcaaaataaatgtaaaacagaAGTAGTGCATTCGTACTCGCTGCATGCAGTTTAAGTGATCACTACAGCAATTCATCAGTGACATTCACTTTTCATGCAGAAATGATTAGCCTACTGAGGAAAACGATGAGTCAAGTTTTCCGCGGTAGAAATAAAAGTCTCTTCGATCGCAAGTAAAGTAGGAGATCCATTTGTGAGCCAATGTGCGCATATACTAGAAGCACataatgtatacataatacatgTCCGTCTAACAGATGTGGTAGTGTATTGCGGAAGTGTGAACCAGATAAAAACCAAAACAAGATGTGGCGTTGCAAATACAGTAGATGCGTTTGTCATATTCCTAGGAGGCATGGTCAAACCTGATCTTGTTGTGCCTCCTCTGTCATCGAGCTGCTAGAAGACATGGTGCTGTCGCTGACAGCGGACGAGATCAGCGAGCCGGAGAGAGTGCCGTCTGTCGAGCTCGTCAACTGTTCGTCTTGTTTTTGCGTGACAAATGTGGTGATTTTAGCGATGCCCGTTGCCATTTGCGGCACGTTCACCGCCTTCGCGATGATGCTGGCCATTTGAGGCTGCGTTACTTGTTGCTGATGCGCACCGACGGTACTGGTCATCATGCCATCGACACTAGCATGCATCGAGCATTGAGCGTGATCTATCGGTCCGAGCGAACTCGGTTGCTCCACCATATAGCTGGATGGAATTGGATGGATGTTCTGTTGAATCGCGGAGGACGACATGATGAAGTGTGATGGAACGGAAGCTTGCGTTATCCCGACACCAACTGACTGATTCATGCCGATTATCTGCGAAGTCGCTGGCTGACTGCTGATTCCAGGCTGCGCTTGCTGAGTATAATTCGGAACATGCACTTTCTGCGCCTGAACTACCGACACGGACGTAGCGTGAGCCGTGTAAATTGGATTGGCGCCGCTCAGTTGAGATTGCTGATTCGTGTGCTGTATCGCCGCGTAGGATACCGCCTGCGGGATTGCGTTCTGCCGCGCTACGTTCTGCATTTGCGGTAAATACATGGCTTGCTGTCCCGGCTGAGCAATGTTCGAGTAGATCTGCTGATGCGGATAGTTTTGCGGATACAATGACTGCGACTTTAGATTCTGTGCTATCAGGTTGGTCCTTCCGGCTTGGCCGTAATTTCCAGCTGTTGTCCCAGCAGGCTTCAACTCGGCCGTGGCCGGCTGAAGTTGGGCGTTTTGCGCGCGGAACTTGAGAACCGGGCCGTACAAACACTCCGCACTCGATGCGGAACTAATCATGTTTGCCGAGCTAATGTTGCGAGGATAAATaacgccgccaccaccaccaccaccattaCTACCGCTAGCGCTCTGCACGCTGCTTGCATTCTGACTGGTAGATTGACCACCACCGAATACCTGACTCGTATTGTTACTAACCACGAAGTTACCGTAATTAATCGGCTGGCTTTGAGCATGCGGGCCACTCGTGGCGAACTGCGCCTGACTACAATTCGGCATGATAATACTGCTGCCCAAACTACTGGGACCGAAGTTCCCGGGATTCTCACCGTAATTACCACCTACGCTAGCGCTCTGACTGAGATTACCCACGATAGCTGAGCTCTGAGTGAAGCTAGCGACCGGTCCGTATATCTCACCGCAGGTGTTGCCCGCGACCGCGACGGACGCGGTCGCAGGTGGTAGCGACACGGCGCTGGACGCGGAGAATTTCTGCACGGGGGAGTACAGGTCCCCCGTAATGCTACCGACCACCTTTGAGCTAACTGCATACAAGTTTTGCATCTCTTTAACCTTCTGCTGCTTTCGGTTGGCGGCGGGCGACTGCGTCTGCACTGCCGTGTCTGAAATGCTCAGGCTCGACATGAGGGGAGTATTATCCGAGGAGTCGAGGGAGTCGAGATTGGTGTCGGACAAAGTGGAGTCGCCGCCCGATTGAGTGGTATCGTGCGTAGTGATGGACGGCGGTTCGGAGAGCGCGGGATCGAAGAAGGGTAAGTCGGGCACAAGGGCAGTGGTCAGGATTTGATCCTCGTCCTGAAACTGCACCGCCAGAGTATTGAAGGGGGACGCGGGTGTCGTGTACACGGAGGGACATACCCCTCTGGCCTGGTTGTCCTTGAGAAGTTGCGCGAGAACTTCGGGACTCTGCGCGACGATGTACGTGGACACTGGCGCTGCAGACACGTTCAGCTGCGATTGCTCCGTCGTGTTTTGCGGTTGTCGAGAGGGTTTCGGTGGCGGCACATCATCTGCACCTGCTAGGGCGAAGCAGCTTTTTTAtagatatcgatatcgatatagCGTTTTAGTAGAAAATTGATGCTATAGTTAACTCACCCCAAGACATGGCTTGTACCCTCCTATTTTCTCTTCTCATCGTTTCTTGCTGCTGATGTTTCTCTTCCAATAAGATTTCGCtgtttaacaatttaataaatataataaatatacttttttaaatatcttttaagcTCGATTAAATGGCCGTTTTAAATACTCACTGTAAAGTTTCTCtaatttctttaaatgttGGTCTCTTGCTGGGTTCGTAGCTCCAACATTGAGACATTAAAGAGTACAATCGTGGGGGGCAGTGATTAGGAAGCGCGAGCCTCTCTCCGTTCTCTAGCTTACGTATCACTTCGTTATTTTTTACGCCTTGGAATGGTTTTACGCctaacattaaaatctccCACATACATACACCTAAAACAAGAATCAGATTTCATTCGCGTTTCTTTAAAAAGGACTCGATTTCTTACAAAGTACGAGTAATCTTGCTGAATGAGGCCTACCAAACATCCAAACATCGGACGAAGTCGTAAATCTTCGAAAGTTTATGCTTTCCGGTGCCATCCATTTAATTGGCAGTTTACATTTACTCGCGGTATAATAACTTTGATCTTCCACCCATCTACTAAGGCCAAAGTCGGCTAACTTGACGCAACCATGCGACGAAACTAGCACGTTTCTCGCTGCGATATCTCTGTAATGAGAAAGCGAATTTAGTTGGATTGCGGCATTCGACATAAAGTTACATACGGAACTTTATTTGCTGTTAATACCTGTGTACAAATTTTTTGCTTTCGAGGTACGATAGGGCAGTGCTCAATTGGAAGGTATACAATAAAAGTGTAGCAAGATCCAGACGATGCTTATTAGATTGCAGATAAGCGCGCATTTCTCCGAGTCTGGCTAGTTCCATTACAAGCCAAATTGGCGCCTCCGAACAGACTCCGATCAGTCTGATAATGTGTGGATGCTCAAATTGTTGCATAATGTCTGAAATTCGATTATTAGTAAAGAGTTTGTTACtgaaaaatgtacatttttacatatatgtatagatttcGTACAGGCTTCTTCGAGGAACTTTTCGGCAGTGGCGAGGTCCGCATCAACCTTGCAGGTTTTCACTGCAACGGCAACAGTTTGACCGTCTCTTCCTTTGTATGATCCCTTATGGACGTTACCAAATTGGCCCTCTCCTATAATTTCACCTAGCTCCACTTGATTTCGGACTATCTCGTAGTCTCGAgctgtaaaaaaaagattggAACATTTATATTCAaggtattaaaaaaaaattaaaatatgaattgatAACCccaatgaaaaatatcgagaaatatTAGAAACTCGTTTAGAGTGGAtgatgtatatgtacatatacttaCTAGCTGGTGTTGAGTAGTCTCCTTCTTCGTCGACAATTTCCGCGTAATCTTCGGACAAGATAGTTCCGGTTTTACCTGCGCTTTTCTCGGGACTGCTAGTACCATCTTGTCTGGACTTTGGCGGTTGTGCATCTataattaaaatcatgttTCGTGGTAATAATATGCGATATCACACATTgataagatatttttcacGCACAAGACCAGGCCTTCGCTAGTTTACCTTTGCATGGACAGGGATAATTCTTCCAGGATCCAGCTTGCGAGTACAAAATAAAGTAACtttgtatatttcattaacGTTGTGAAAACGAATGCCCGTTAAATGATTTGAAGATATAGTTTATGTGCTTTTTAATGATGCAGaagtcgaaaataaaattgctagACTTCTATCTCGTGATAACTACGATAATATTCTTACCTTTCCTATTCCACAGTGAAGTGTTGCTGCCTGTAACTAATCTACAATATCCATCAATCAGATCTGCGAGACTCTCCGCTTGATCTAGACTGGAGCAAGTGATGCTGAGAGTCTCCGCGGCACCGGCGACTCTTAACTTGATGCACGCTTTCGCATGTTCCTTGCAATCCGAAACCAACGTCTGAATGGATTGTATCTGGGAGAATTCCGCCATCCTAGTCGGCTGCAATAAAGATACAACAATAATATGCATTTTGGAAACTATATAATCGCGCaataattgtgaaaaaatgTGATTTCGAAACGTACCACTGTTCCGCCTCGGTGAGCCATGTAAGATATACCCAAATCCGGTCCGATGACTAATTCTACGGGTATTGACCAGCTTGACTGTGAAAGTTACAGAATAAAAGCGGTAAGTGCGACgagcataataaataaataggaaAAACAAATTTGACGTGTATTATTACTTACTCCTAAAGCACATATAAACCTTTCCTGATCGAATCGATAGTGCGCCCGTAACAGATCGAAGAATTTGAACATGCATTCGAGCTCGGACAGTGCCGCGACTTTCTTAAAGTGCTGCTGTATTAATTTTCGGAGCGCCTTCGGCTTCATCCCATTCAGTACGGAGCGTGGCAGGAATTTGTGCAGGCCGACCTGTAGGGGATACATCATTTTGTTCGTTTCGTTCAGCGTGTGCCATACAGCGAAAAGGATGCAGCTGTATCGCCATTAAATCCAAGTTATTGTAAACGAGATTTATCGCTTTAAGAAACTCTTCTACCTCACGCTCCAGGTATTCCAGATTGCTCTTCTTGTCGAGAGCGATTTGCGGCATGTCCTTGAAGAAATAACGAATCTCCAGACAGCAGAGCTGAACCGCAACGTCCTGATCCAGAGCGGCATGATTCGCAAGTAAGTAGTCGTTTCGCACCTGAATGCGCACAGACAGACACAAATGCTCGTTTATCTCTGAGAGTCAAGAGTAGCCGGATTAAATATCTCGTTTACTTGATGTCGATCGATATACTTTCGTACCTGGtcgtaatagtaataaaacgtGACTTTATCCTTCTCGTAGAGATCGTTTAAGTTTTGAGGCAGATAACGCACTCGGAGCTCGTACCTCCACTCGCAGTGCGGATGCTTTCGCTCGTACTTTTCTTGAACCTGCGCCAAACGCATCAAGGAGATTACGAGGAAATCGTTTATATCGATTCTCGATACGGTGCGCAGCTTGCAAACTGCAAATTGAATTATACCTGATACATCGTTGTATCCTGATGCAACCAATAACTTTCTCCGGATCCGGGATGATGCAGCCTCATCGCGTACAGATTTCGGTAGTGTCTAGTACCAACGGCTAATCGACTAGTTACCAGCGAGATGATACCTCTAACATCGATCGCATCACCGAATTTAACGACGTTGAAGCCACCTGTAGTTAAAATACGAACTCGCGATTGATTTCGTAAGAAGAGAAACAGGTACGAGATTTAAcagaagaaggaaaatcggCAAAAATAACGACATTTGTCGATTAGTAATCTTTACTCGTTGCGAAACAATGAGAAGCAAGTGCCTCGTCAAGCGACCCTTCATTTTTTCGCCTAAGGCATCTTTAGCGCGCGAAGGTTTCTTTGACGAGCTATTGCAGGAAAACCTACCGTTTGGAAGATGGACTTTTAAGGTCGCCTTATCCATGGGGGTGGGTGAGCCATGCGGCGGGGTGTTTCTACCACCGCCGCTGCTCTGGACACTTCCGACGCCACCTCCACCTCCATCTCCTGTTCCAGTGCTCATCCCCTCATgactggaaaataaaaaagaaattagttTAATAGACATCGCGCGTGTCAACCAtgcattatttcataaaaccGCTCGCGACACTGAGCATACTTCGAGcgggaaaattaattaagtgtCTCAAAAAAGAATAGTTCTCCGTCGCGGAAAAGCTAGACGAAAATACTCTTCATTTTCCGACCTTTTATAGTCCGACGTAACGATTTTCTCGCATTGCcgcgcgataataaatattaaatgcgttTTTAAAACGTGTATAAGATGATGTCGGGTATCAATTCCAGATCGATCAATAATATCTCCGTGCAAAATAGTGCACCACATTTACTTTGTTTCGAGCTTAGCGCATACGAATGCGGAGTGGAGAGACGTATAGTTTCTGCCTAAGTCGCGACAGTTGCGACAATTGCGAATAATTTACTCGTGACTCGCGCGATGACTCTGAACGATTCGTTTCACCCTGAAAGACACTTGCATCGTCTGTCGAACACGTGGATGTACGTCCCGTGGCCGCAACGAATGCGAGTCCCACTGAGTGCCATCATCGAGACCGCGTTCGCTGCTGCGAGACCAAACGACATTTTTAAACGTTACCATGACTAGGGAATCGTTGCAAGAAATCATCACGAGGAATCGCGAGCGATGCATCAACGTTGCGCAATAATGCGGCAAGGTGGATCGAATCTTGCCGCGCCTCGCATCTCGTCGTCACGGAACAGGTGAAATCACGATTGTCAGCTTGATGATGCCCGCGCGATCAAAATCGTCATTGGCGGTAAAGGTCGGTCGAACCGCGCGAACGAGAGTGACAATTATCGCGGTGATGTCATGTCACGATGACCTAACGATGAGCCCGGAGCGTTACATTGTCTTCGGCGTGATGGTCGCTCGAAAAGGACGAGCATAATTAGGGACCTCAAACCGGTTTTTAACATCGCCGGTTAAACGATCATTTGATCCAAGTGTTTATTATTTGCTAACCGATCGTTTCCGGGCAAGTCATGGTGCAAGTTTGAAGCTCATCTCTTCTTAGAGCCAcagcaaaattgaaaatatgaaattttttagTCGAGACGGAGAGACTTTCCGCGTTCGCCAAGCAACGATTGCAACAGTGCGCTTAATACACACATGAtaggaagaaaagatttgtggAATGTCTGTGTATAGAAATGCAGATTGTCAAACCGtcgtattatattaacatCATTTGCGTTACGATAAATGTTGAAATAGCTTGAGGAGGGACTTTGTCGGCGAGATTCGCGATACAGTTTTACTTTTAACGCGATTGGAACGACGCGGAGATTGCACGGAGTGCATGTGCATGTGTTTGCATTGCAGCTATTAATGCAAATGTATATTACGAGCGTCGTCCGGCTAAGGAATGCCGTCGGTCAGGGACCAAGCACTTGCGTCGGAAGCCATCAGCCATGCCGATCGACATACAAGCTCCTAGGAAGCGAGTTTACACTCAAGTATTTACTCCAGAATTATCACTCTGCATCAatgcaagaagaagaaatcgcGAAAAATCTCGTCGAGGTGAAAATTCACCTTTTCAGGATTATCGTCGGTCAAAAGCTCTAAAATGCCAAAATCGACGGAGCAAGACATATTCACACCTGGTGGGTTGGAATCGAAGATAAAATTTTCGACGCAAACTTATAGATCGTAAAATGGATTTCAGCGTAAATTGTGCTTTCCATAAAAGTCCAAGCCGGCTCTATCCGGCCGATATCAATTTATACGTGCACCGCGCGAAAGTTTACTCGATTCTTCGTGTAATGTTACCCCGATCTGCGTTACGACTGCGTCGTAACCCAACGCGATCGTATCCGTAAATCATCGCATACGCAATTACGCGGATAGGAATATGAAAGTGTATCGTAGTATCGATGCTATAACGCCGAGAGACTTGCGGAGGCAAATTTAACGAAATTTGCGTGGTATTATTGCGCAGTTCGATCGTGCGGTACAGCTGAAAGAATTGGTAATcgtcgataaataaaaatcgaagaCGAGGCAAGTCAACATCAACGTCAGGATTTCTCTTTACGCCTGCCTGAATTTACGAAATTAAGCGCGAGTAGCTCACGCCGAGATAAGCGCGACGCAGTTCGTAATTACAAGCCGCGAATTGCGACACGTGTGTAACAGCGAACTCGTTTGTTTATGATCTTGCGGAGGTGGCGGTGGAATTATCGAAAGGACACGCGGTTGTAAATTATACGTGAGGAAAAGACGCCGTCAGGTTGCGATTCGTAGtacgtatataaataactaCTTACGCAGCGCGAGTATCGATAATTAGTCTGATAAAATCTGAATGATCTCGATCTTTCTCGAACGAGAATTGGAAACGAAGATCAAGCATCAGCCTCGACTCTAACTTCCACTATTTCATCACGCGCATTCGTATAGATATACGTatgaaaatttacatattcagATGCAGATACGATTTCGATGCAGAATTAACAATTGCATTCGTGTAACTTTTCCAGGCACTAAGACGTTTGATATCTCGTGACATTTGATCGACGGATCAAGAATGCGAGGGTGAGGCAGAGAAGAATTGACGAAGGTTCAATGACGCAAAAAGGGCTGATCAAAAGGATAGATGTCAGTGCATCCCCGGCTCTGACTCGCCCGGTACCTGTACGCACCTGCAACTGTCGCCCACGCAATTTACCTTTCACTGTTACTTTCTCTATTGCGCTTTTGCATCGTCCGACAAATAGCATCCGCGCGCGTGAAAGATCACGCGTTGgcaaacgcgcgcgatcgatgcaCCTGTCTCTCAACACTCCCATCTACCAATGCGTCCTAATGCTTCCCGATCATTGCACGAAATGCTAACTGAATTATTTAGACCCGCATTTGTGTGTTCTAAAAACAATAAATCAATCGGgagatgagagagaaaaactagaaaaaaatatgattgttCAGAATGCATTCAATTTCCGAAGCTGACTGAAAACGACAATCGAAGACATGGCTCGTGGCGACGAAAACTATTCCAGACATGCCTTTACCTTGCACGAGACACCTTATGAAACTTCCACGTTCCCAGTGTGTCCGGACTGTAAGAATCGCTGCAGCCCAGCTGGCCCAGAGAACAAAGCAAACCCTTGCTGTCTCTCCTCCATCGTTTCTCGCGCGTACAACCCTTCTCCATGTGTCTCAGGAGCACGCCTCCCTTGGGATTCTTCCCGAAGGTATCGAGATTTTGAGCACGGCACGTAGGCCACGAGATCCCGTTGGCTTTGCGTTCTACCAGCTCCAACATTTTCCGGATGTTCGCGTGGAACGTTTCCGCACAATTAGTCCAACACCATCTCAGCTACGTGTAACGACGATGTTCCAccttttttgctttttaattaaagtccTCGTTTCCTCGGTCTAATTCAGTCATGTTCGTTAACACACGACATACACTTTTGAAAACTGCACGATATCATAGTTCTCGTTCCATCAGCGCGTCGACCTTTTCAGCTTCAGCTCGATTTACTCGCTAATTACCATTCCGAAATTCGATCATCTAATTTGCCCACAGTTACCCGCTATCtgtcgataaattatttttatctcgcgGGGAAACACGTACAATTGAAAGCTGgtctatttttcaaaataacaGAGTATTGATCCGTGTCGGTTTAAATATCCTACTATCTCGGCGATCTATCCTCCTGTCAATTATACACATAATCTGATATTTCTCCGTAACACGATTTCTCGTCCACGAAGGAATCACGTGTCCCCGTGCTCACGGATATTCACGGTAAGACGAGTAGGAAAATGGAAAGATACAAGAAAAAACCAGGATCGAACAAGTCATGATAGCGACCGGTCGCTAACCGTAACGGAACAAAAATCCAAAACGTATCTTGCGGTGACACTTTATTCAAGTTTATCACGGCTTTCCACGTTATGCTTTCATGCTGACAtgtaaagaaaggaaaaaagaaagatccattccttttttccatttaaaaaaaggaggagTGCATTTTTGCAACTCGATTAATACCGAGACGCGTGTGACTTTATCGGACCGGATTAATTTTCTTCcttcaaatgaaattttcgataCTTTTGTAGCAACATCAGATATCACCGATCATTTCTACAATTTACGGTCTTCTCCTTTTTGTTTCTCGCATTGATAAACTATCCTAAATTACACTGGCATCTTGCCCGAACACGATCGAAACGCGTTGCGGATCGGACGTGATGTCGGTTCTGTTCTAGTGCGTCCAGAGGCCACTCTCGAAAATGAAATATGCATCCCCCGACACTTTGGCTCGCCGCTTGAATGACCAAAAACACCCCCATGGACGTGCATCACGTCATCCCTCACTTTCGTCCAGGATTACGCGTAactgcgtgcgtgcatgcgacGTGCGTGCATACTCGCGGTCGAGCACCAACTGATCGCCTCGCTTCAGCGAAACGGACAATCTGCCATTCTCCTCTCTCGactctctttttcctcgtaGAGTGTGTGTTCGTGCACGACGCGTGGGACGCATTGAAAATTCTCATGGACATTGCCGTGCGTCCACGATGCGTAGCGATTCTAGTATCGTGCTACGCGACGCTGATCGCAGACTGCTTGGGGCCGCGGCGAGTTTGTTAAATGCGGTCAGCATGGTGAACGCGATCCGCGAACTTGGGTTACGTCGATGTTGTCCTGGTCCGAGCGCGAGAGTTTGCGATCATCAGCGCGATTACGCGGCAAGACCTACCCTTCGAGTGGGTAGGTCT
Protein-coding sequences here:
- the LOC105283194 gene encoding focal adhesion kinase 1 isoform X1; protein product: MLELVERKANGISWPTCRAQNLDTFGKNPKGGVLLRHMEKGCTREKRWRRDSKGLLCSLGQLGCSDSYSPDTLGTWKFHKVSRASHEGMSTGTGDGGGGGVGSVQSSGGGRNTPPHGSPTPMDKATLKVHLPNGGFNVVKFGDAIDVRGIISLVTSRLAVGTRHYRNLYAMRLHHPGSGESYWLHQDTTMYQVQEKYERKHPHCEWRYELRVRYLPQNLNDLYEKDKVTFYYYYDQVRNDYLLANHAALDQDVAVQLCCLEIRYFFKDMPQIALDKKSNLEYLEREVGLHKFLPRSVLNGMKPKALRKLIQQHFKKVAALSELECMFKFFDLLRAHYRFDQERFICALGSSWSIPVELVIGPDLGISYMAHRGGTVPTRMAEFSQIQSIQTLVSDCKEHAKACIKLRVAGAAETLSITCSSLDQAESLADLIDGYCRLVTGSNTSLWNRKAGSWKNYPCPCKDAQPPKSRQDGTSSPEKSAGKTGTILSEDYAEIVDEEGDYSTPATRDYEIVRNQVELGEIIGEGQFGNVHKGSYKGRDGQTVAVAVKTCKVDADLATAEKFLEEAYIMQQFEHPHIIRLIGVCSEAPIWLVMELARLGEMRAYLQSNKHRLDLATLLLYTFQLSTALSYLESKKFVHRDIAARNVLVSSHGCVKLADFGLSRWVEDQSYYTASKCKLPIKWMAPESINFRRFTTSSDVWMFGVCMWEILMLGVKPFQGVKNNEVIRKLENGERLALPNHCPPRLYSLMSQCWSYEPSKRPTFKEIRETLHEILLEEKHQQQETMRRENRRVQAMSWAGADDVPPPKPSRQPQNTTEQSQLNVSAAPVSTYIVAQSPEVLAQLLKDNQARGVCPSVYTTPASPFNTLAVQFQDEDQILTTALVPDLPFFDPALSEPPSITTHDTTQSGGDSTLSDTNLDSLDSSDNTPLMSSLSISDTAVQTQSPAANRKQQKVKEMQNLYAVSSKVVGSITGDLYSPVQKFSASSAVSLPPATASVAVAGNTCGEIYGPVASFTQSSAIVGNLSQSASVGGNYGENPGNFGPSSLGSSIIMPNCSQAQFATSGPHAQSQPINYGNFVVSNNTSQVFGGGQSTSQNASSVQSASGSNGGGGGGGVIYPRNISSANMISSASSAECLYGPVLKFRAQNAQLQPATAELKPAGTTAGNYGQAGRTNLIAQNLKSQSLYPQNYPHQQIYSNIAQPGQQAMYLPQMQNVARQNAIPQAVSYAAIQHTNQQSQLSGANPIYTAHATSVSVVQAQKVHVPNYTQQAQPGISSQPATSQIIGMNQSVGVGITQASVPSHFIMSSSAIQQNIHPIPSSYMVEQPSSLGPIDHAQCSMHASVDGMMTSTVGAHQQQVTQPQMASIIAKAVNVPQMATGIAKITTFVTQKQDEQLTSSTDGTLSGSLISSAVSDSTMSSSSSMTEEAQQDQRNMHSQLFDNMTDNLNTGIDDEQKLLEQRLLEQQRQSEEDSRWLAREEKRLSIATSGDESASPPVPRSVTQSPSHEPHSANTGSLGSDKGSDKVIVVKVHHKMEPTPTADLDRTNDKVYDCTTSVVRAVMSLSQGVQQSKADQYLELVRRVGIELKALLSSVDILVEILPISAHREVEMAHKVLSKDMAELVAAMKLAQNYSATTLDAEYRKGMLSAAHILAMNAKNLLDVIDSIRIRYPYVDSQICQKQCDVVNRTRESTPENRIRSSQSGEQFLRRSQSSERQGTTFRQSQSGDLLHRMGQSVDRSSPGSQSDVNSSSSLERKHNMVTNSLERNSTTRRQMATNSLERKRPSLTCNAGPMNNSVNLPPMVPVSCNLVQTASPVIHPSQSVTTGVNQQAVFAANSKTANETPINDS
- the LOC105283194 gene encoding focal adhesion kinase 1 isoform X7 produces the protein MMVERVEDHLFMYRRPVYRVFQYLETDHEGMSTGTGDGGGGGVGSVQSSGGGRNTPPHGSPTPMDKATLKVHLPNGGFNVVKFGDAIDVRGIISLVTSRLAVGTRHYRNLYAMRLHHPGSGESYWLHQDTTMYQVQEKYERKHPHCEWRYELRVRYLPQNLNDLYEKDKVTFYYYYDQVRNDYLLANHAALDQDVAVQLCCLEIRYFFKDMPQIALDKKSNLEYLEREVGLHKFLPRSVLNGMKPKALRKLIQQHFKKVAALSELECMFKFFDLLRAHYRFDQERFICALGSSWSIPVELVIGPDLGISYMAHRGGTVPTRMAEFSQIQSIQTLVSDCKEHAKACIKLRVAGAAETLSITCSSLDQAESLADLIDGYCRLVTGSNTSLWNRKAGSWKNYPCPCKDAQPPKSRQDGTSSPEKSAGKTGTILSEDYAEIVDEEGDYSTPATRDYEIVRNQVELGEIIGEGQFGNVHKGSYKGRDGQTVAVAVKTCKVDADLATAEKFLEEAYIMQQFEHPHIIRLIGVCSEAPIWLVMELARLGEMRAYLQSNKHRLDLATLLLYTFQLSTALSYLESKKFVHRDIAARNVLVSSHGCVKLADFGLSRWVEDQSYYTASKCKLPIKWMAPESINFRRFTTSSDVWMFGVCMWEILMLGVKPFQGVKNNEVIRKLENGERLALPNHCPPRLYSLMSQCWSYEPSKRPTFKEIRETLHEILLEEKHQQQETMRRENRRVQAMSWAGADDVPPPKPSRQPQNTTEQSQLNVSAAPVSTYIVAQSPEVLAQLLKDNQARGVCPSVYTTPASPFNTLAVQFQDEDQILTTALVPDLPFFDPALSEPPSITTHDTTQSGGDSTLSDTNLDSLDSSDNTPLMSSLSISDTAVQTQSPAANRKQQKVKEMQNLYAVSSKVVGSITGDLYSPVQKFSASSAVSLPPATASVAVAGNTCGEIYGPVASFTQSSAIVGNLSQSASVGGNYGENPGNFGPSSLGSSIIMPNCSQAQFATSGPHAQSQPINYGNFVVSNNTSQVFGGGQSTSQNASSVQSASGSNGGGGGGGVIYPRNISSANMISSASSAECLYGPVLKFRAQNAQLQPATAELKPAGTTAGNYGQAGRTNLIAQNLKSQSLYPQNYPHQQIYSNIAQPGQQAMYLPQMQNVARQNAIPQAVSYAAIQHTNQQSQLSGANPIYTAHATSVSVVQAQKVHVPNYTQQAQPGISSQPATSQIIGMNQSVGVGITQASVPSHFIMSSSAIQQNIHPIPSSYMVEQPSSLGPIDHAQCSMHASVDGMMTSTVGAHQQQVTQPQMASIIAKAVNVPQMATGIAKITTFVTQKQDEQLTSSTDGTLSGSLISSAVSDSTMSSSSSMTEEAQQDQRNMHSQLFDNMTDNLNTGIDDEQKLLEQRLLEQQRQSEEDSRWLAREEKRLSIATSGDESASPPVPRSVTQSPSHEPHSANTGSLGSDKGSDKVIVVKVHHKMEPTPTADLDRTNDKVYDCTTSVVRAVMSLSQGVQQSKADQYLELVRRVGIELKALLSSVDILVEILPISAHREVEMAHKVLSKDMAELVAAMKLAQNYSATTLDAEYRKGMLSAAHILAMNAKNLLDVIDSIRIRYPYVDSQICQKQCDVVNRTRESTPENRIRSSQSGEQFLRRSQSSERQGTTFRQSQSGDLLHRMGQSVDRSSPGSQSDVNSSSSLERKHNMVTNSLERNSTTRRQMATNSLERKRPSLTCNAGPMNNSVNLPPMVPVSCNLVQTASPVIHPSQSVTTGVNQQAVFAANSKTANETPINDS